From Afipia carboxidovorans OM5, one genomic window encodes:
- a CDS encoding MarR family winged helix-turn-helix transcriptional regulator produces the protein MGEHPPFDFETASQPVAARVGAGLAKIGIALKSRAWRDAGPERLTPTQGQAIVILKNAQRGLRLDEIAVALGVTAPTASDAVKALVQKKLVTRRNAKDDRRAVSVTLTARGEELAGRVAGWPDFLLRALDTLDEAEQTAFLRSLVKIIRGLQDAGDIPVQRMCIGCRFFRPHLHDDPVQPHHCAFVDAPFGDRHLRLDCNEYESAAPDEARSNWRSWSGNAPASGLEGAI, from the coding sequence ATGGGCGAGCATCCACCATTCGATTTCGAGACTGCGAGCCAGCCGGTTGCCGCGCGCGTCGGCGCGGGGCTTGCCAAGATCGGCATCGCCCTCAAAAGCCGCGCCTGGCGCGACGCGGGACCCGAACGCCTCACCCCGACCCAAGGTCAGGCGATCGTCATCCTCAAGAATGCGCAGCGCGGCCTGCGTCTCGACGAGATCGCCGTGGCGCTTGGCGTCACCGCGCCGACCGCGAGCGATGCCGTCAAAGCCCTGGTGCAGAAAAAACTCGTCACGCGGCGGAACGCCAAGGACGATCGCCGGGCCGTATCCGTGACGTTGACGGCGCGGGGTGAAGAACTCGCCGGCCGCGTCGCCGGCTGGCCGGATTTCCTGCTGCGCGCGCTCGATACGCTCGACGAAGCCGAGCAGACCGCCTTCCTCCGCTCGCTGGTGAAGATCATCCGCGGGCTGCAGGACGCCGGCGACATCCCCGTCCAGCGCATGTGCATCGGCTGCCGCTTCTTCCGCCCTCATCTGCACGACGATCCGGTGCAGCCGCACCATTGTGCGTTTGTGGATGCGCCGTTCGGCGATCGGCATCTGCGCCTCGATTGCAACGAGTATGAATCAGCCGCGCCGGATGAGGCCCGCTCGAACTGGCGTTCATGGAGCGGCAACGCACCGGCATCCGGCCTCGAAGGAGCGATATGA
- a CDS encoding YbaN family protein, translating to MRRVYLVLGLICVALGFIGVFLPVLPTTPFLILAAACFARSSPRLENWLLSHPRFGPMLRDWRERGAIPRKAKLMALAGTSIGFLAFWAGSNPGPLLMAGVAILMLSGLAYVFSRPSA from the coding sequence ATGCGTCGCGTCTATCTTGTTCTGGGTCTCATATGCGTCGCGCTGGGTTTCATCGGCGTGTTTCTGCCTGTGCTCCCGACGACACCGTTCCTCATCCTCGCGGCCGCCTGCTTTGCCCGTTCGTCCCCGCGGCTTGAAAACTGGCTGCTCTCGCATCCTCGCTTCGGGCCGATGCTGCGCGACTGGCGCGAGCGAGGCGCAATTCCCCGCAAGGCAAAACTGATGGCGCTCGCCGGCACGAGCATCGGCTTTCTCGCGTTCTGGGCGGGAAGCAATCCCGGCCCGCTGCTGATGGCCGGCGTTGCCATCCTGATGCTGTCGGGTCTCGCTTACGTGTTCAGCCGGCCCTCGGCCTGA
- the dusA gene encoding tRNA dihydrouridine(20/20a) synthase DusA has product MNHPSTPIFSVAPMMDWTDRHCRVFHRALTRRALLYTEMVTTGAVIHGSRERLLGFDACEHPVALQLGGSNPRDLAESAKIGEGFGYDEINLNVGCPSDRVQDGRFGACLMAEPQLVGECVVAMKAAVRVPVTVKCRIGIDDQDPERALDDLARSVVTAGADALIVHARKAWLQGLSPKENRNVPPLDYDRVYRLKAAMPDMTIAINGGIASIEEARGHLQHVDGVMLGRAAYQEPWRLLAVDPELFDAPPPHASMHEAIETLFPYIEKERARGTRLHSITRHMVGAFHGVAGARAFRRALAETCVKPEAGIDELRAALRLVTPVSAASVAA; this is encoded by the coding sequence ATGAACCACCCCTCGACCCCGATCTTTTCCGTCGCCCCGATGATGGATTGGACTGACCGGCATTGCCGTGTTTTCCATCGTGCGCTGACGCGTCGTGCGCTTCTCTACACCGAGATGGTGACGACCGGTGCGGTGATCCATGGCAGTCGCGAGCGGCTCCTCGGGTTCGATGCATGCGAACACCCAGTGGCGCTGCAACTGGGAGGCTCGAATCCGCGCGATCTCGCCGAGAGCGCGAAGATTGGCGAGGGCTTCGGCTACGACGAAATCAATCTCAATGTCGGTTGCCCGTCGGATCGCGTGCAGGATGGCCGCTTCGGTGCCTGCCTGATGGCCGAGCCGCAACTCGTTGGCGAATGCGTTGTTGCCATGAAAGCGGCCGTGCGTGTGCCGGTCACGGTGAAATGCCGCATTGGCATTGATGATCAGGACCCGGAGCGCGCGCTCGACGATCTTGCACGCAGCGTGGTGACAGCAGGTGCTGATGCTTTGATCGTGCATGCGCGCAAGGCGTGGCTGCAGGGTCTGTCACCTAAAGAGAACCGCAACGTTCCGCCGCTCGATTACGATCGCGTCTATCGTCTGAAAGCGGCGATGCCGGATATGACGATCGCGATCAATGGCGGCATTGCGTCGATCGAAGAGGCACGGGGCCATTTGCAGCATGTCGACGGCGTGATGCTGGGGCGCGCTGCCTATCAGGAGCCGTGGCGGCTGCTCGCGGTTGATCCTGAGTTGTTCGACGCGCCGCCGCCGCATGCCTCGATGCATGAGGCGATCGAGACGCTGTTTCCTTATATCGAGAAAGAGCGGGCTCGCGGTACGCGGCTGCATTCGATCACCCGTCATATGGTCGGCGCGTTTCACGGTGTTGCCGGTGCGCGCGCGTTTCGCCGTGCGCTTGCGGAGACCTGTGTGAAGCCGGAGGCGGGGATCGATGAACTGCGTGCGGCGCTGCGGCTGGTCACGCCGGTCAGCGCTGCAAGCGTCGCGGCCTGA
- a CDS encoding TIGR02281 family clan AA aspartic protease, whose translation MIRFLTVVIVLLGTAGSIYAVQNPKEFESAKRTALNVVNRYTRPSTRAVEISRTHSGEFSLRAKINGVATPMVIDTGATSVVLTYEAAKAAGLPLDLASYDIDVETAGGRVRAARVTLERLAIGKLVELSVPALVVPRGRLKTNLLGMSFLNRLESWEVRPDKLLLRGYP comes from the coding sequence GTGATCCGGTTTCTGACAGTCGTCATCGTGCTGCTCGGCACTGCCGGCTCGATCTACGCCGTGCAGAACCCTAAGGAGTTCGAGAGCGCCAAACGCACCGCGCTGAACGTCGTCAATCGCTATACCCGCCCCAGCACCCGCGCAGTCGAGATCTCCCGCACCCACAGCGGCGAATTCTCGCTGCGCGCCAAGATCAACGGTGTCGCAACGCCGATGGTGATCGATACCGGCGCAACATCCGTCGTCCTCACCTATGAGGCCGCGAAGGCCGCCGGCCTGCCGCTCGATCTTGCAAGCTATGACATCGATGTGGAAACCGCAGGCGGGCGCGTGCGTGCGGCGCGCGTAACGCTCGAGCGACTTGCGATCGGCAAGCTTGTCGAGTTGTCAGTGCCGGCGCTTGTCGTGCCGCGCGGGCGGCTCAAGACCAACCTGTTGGGCATGAGCTTCCTCAACCGGCTGGAGAGCTGGGAAGTGCGGCCCGATAAACTCCTTCTGCGCGGTTATCCGTAA
- a CDS encoding DUF1289 domain-containing protein, with translation MRGRDSEPWHKARLALTHQRFFIGGMSYESPCIAVCVISHETGLCRGCGRTRQEISDWATLTPEERATIMTTLVQRMTNAGMKVSPALVRWLEVCC, from the coding sequence ATGCGGGGACGGGACTCTGAGCCATGGCACAAGGCACGGCTTGCGCTGACGCACCAGCGGTTCTTTATAGGAGGCATGAGCTACGAGTCGCCCTGCATTGCTGTCTGCGTCATAAGCCACGAGACCGGGCTATGCCGAGGCTGCGGTCGGACGCGGCAGGAGATTTCAGACTGGGCCACCCTCACACCCGAGGAGCGAGCCACCATTATGACGACGCTGGTGCAGCGCATGACCAACGCCGGCATGAAAGTGTCGCCCGCGCTGGTGCGCTGGCTCGAGGTCTGCTGCTGA
- a CDS encoding sensor histidine kinase, with amino-acid sequence MSDLVPSPADTASAAPARTRRVAAQRVREARDRLTSSSGTRPAFDHELLRQYAQTRTSASLVVILLVVTTGALSSLWVSMVNAALWTCGILAIHAVVIRSCAKFLGQPPAPATTRKWRRRFVTLDLLYGLGWTVILIHPTDVGVVSNTLMLFIMLLVVAVSSMLAASLPIAAFASTVPVTAAIATNFVLRGTLDNYILAALAVLAECYFALLAHRLHSTTLATLEARAEKDALIGELEQAKAISDEARHRAEAANVSKSRFLAQMSHELRTPLNAILGFSEVMKSEIFGPHAVPVYKDYSADIHNSGVHLLNLINEILDLSRIEAGRYELNEEPFSLVHAVADCHHLLKLRASNRGITIHEAFEEDMPKLWGDERATRQIVLNLLSNAIKFTPQGGEIWLKAGWTASGGQYLIVKDTGSGIPDDEIPIVLASFGQGSNSIKSAEQGAGLGLPIAKSLIDMHGGTFTLKSKLRIGTEVIITFPPERVMAALAPLPEDTPPLQPDDSYERASARGRPIMNAGTGL; translated from the coding sequence ATGAGTGATCTCGTGCCCTCTCCGGCCGATACGGCGTCCGCTGCGCCTGCACGGACACGGCGCGTGGCCGCCCAGCGCGTGAGGGAAGCGCGGGATCGCCTGACATCGTCGAGCGGCACGCGGCCGGCCTTCGACCACGAACTGTTGCGCCAATACGCCCAAACCCGCACGTCTGCCTCGCTCGTCGTCATCCTGCTCGTCGTCACCACCGGCGCGCTGTCGAGCCTCTGGGTCTCGATGGTGAATGCGGCGCTCTGGACCTGCGGCATTCTCGCAATCCACGCAGTGGTGATCCGTTCCTGCGCAAAATTCCTGGGTCAGCCGCCTGCCCCCGCCACCACGCGGAAGTGGCGGCGCCGTTTCGTTACCCTCGATCTGCTCTACGGCCTCGGCTGGACGGTGATCCTCATTCACCCGACTGACGTCGGCGTCGTGTCGAACACGCTGATGCTGTTCATCATGCTGCTCGTCGTTGCGGTGTCGAGCATGCTCGCCGCAAGCCTGCCGATTGCAGCTTTTGCATCCACCGTGCCGGTGACCGCGGCGATCGCCACCAACTTCGTGTTGCGCGGCACGCTCGACAATTACATCCTCGCGGCACTCGCGGTGCTGGCCGAATGCTATTTTGCCCTGCTCGCTCACCGCCTGCACTCCACAACGCTCGCAACGCTCGAAGCGCGCGCCGAGAAGGATGCACTGATTGGCGAGCTCGAACAGGCGAAGGCGATTTCAGACGAGGCACGCCACCGCGCCGAAGCCGCCAACGTCTCGAAATCCCGCTTTCTCGCGCAGATGAGCCATGAGCTGCGCACGCCGCTCAACGCCATCCTCGGTTTCTCCGAGGTGATGAAGAGCGAGATCTTCGGCCCGCATGCCGTGCCCGTCTACAAGGACTACTCGGCCGACATCCACAATTCGGGCGTGCACCTTCTCAATCTCATCAACGAAATTCTCGATCTGTCGCGCATCGAGGCCGGTCGCTATGAACTCAACGAAGAACCGTTCTCGCTCGTGCATGCGGTGGCCGATTGCCATCACCTGTTGAAGCTGCGTGCCTCGAACCGCGGAATCACGATCCACGAAGCCTTTGAAGAAGACATGCCAAAGCTGTGGGGCGACGAGCGCGCGACGCGCCAGATCGTGCTCAATCTTCTCTCGAACGCCATCAAGTTCACCCCGCAGGGCGGCGAGATCTGGCTGAAGGCCGGTTGGACCGCGTCAGGCGGGCAATACCTCATCGTCAAGGACACCGGATCCGGCATTCCGGACGACGAAATCCCGATCGTGCTCGCCTCCTTCGGGCAAGGCTCGAACTCGATCAAATCCGCCGAGCAAGGCGCAGGCCTCGGTCTGCCGATCGCAAAGAGCCTGATCGACATGCACGGTGGCACCTTCACGCTGAAATCGAAGCTGCGGATCGGCACGGAAGTCATCATCACCTTCCCGCCTGAGCGCGTGATGGCCGCGCTTGCGCCGCTGCCGGAAGACACGCCGCCGCTGCAGCCGGACGACAGCTATGAAAGGGCAAGCGCGCGCGGACGCCCGATCATGAATGCGGGGACGGGACTCTGA
- a CDS encoding MgtC/SapB family protein encodes MISNVEILLRLAVAAALGSLVGFERERLLWAAGIRTHMLVCVGSCLIMVVSAYGFAGVLGQEHTVLDPSRVAAQVVSGIGFLGAGSILARGEIVKGLTTAASIWTVAAIGLAIGGGLYFAGVASTIVILIILAGVKPLEEAYRARNQTAHLKITVDHGTFTPDELRQALSLRTSQIKRFVVENRNGDNDSDEIAVLLNKVSSEDIADFKARLNDVGVVRKVELIKRSPTSG; translated from the coding sequence ATGATCAGCAACGTCGAGATTCTGCTCAGGCTGGCCGTCGCCGCAGCCTTGGGCAGCCTGGTGGGCTTCGAGCGCGAACGTCTGCTCTGGGCCGCGGGCATCCGCACCCACATGCTGGTGTGCGTCGGCTCCTGCCTCATCATGGTCGTATCGGCCTATGGCTTCGCCGGCGTGCTGGGCCAGGAGCACACCGTGCTCGACCCGTCCCGCGTCGCGGCGCAGGTCGTCTCCGGTATCGGCTTCCTTGGCGCCGGCTCGATCCTCGCCCGCGGCGAGATCGTCAAAGGCCTCACCACGGCGGCGAGCATCTGGACCGTGGCGGCGATCGGGCTTGCGATCGGCGGCGGGCTCTACTTCGCGGGGGTCGCTTCGACCATCGTGATCCTCATCATCCTTGCCGGTGTGAAGCCGCTGGAAGAGGCCTACCGCGCCCGCAACCAGACCGCCCACCTCAAGATCACCGTGGATCACGGCACCTTCACGCCGGACGAACTGCGGCAGGCGCTCTCGCTGCGGACAAGCCAGATCAAGCGCTTCGTGGTCGAAAACCGCAACGGCGATAACGACAGCGACGAGATCGCGGTGCTGCTCAACAAGGTCTCGTCGGAAGACATCGCCGACTTCAAGGCAAGGCTGAACGATGTCGGCGTGGTGCGGAAGGTTGAGCTCATCAAGCGTTCGCCGACAAGCGGCTGA